Proteins from a genomic interval of Salvelinus alpinus chromosome 7, SLU_Salpinus.1, whole genome shotgun sequence:
- the LOC139581410 gene encoding zinc finger protein 316-like isoform X1, producing the protein MSEAILTFQYQLNGVMETVLKTAVHEITRLVKDNFLEEVTGGKQELEILKERLQQCEQRWRDGEEERQRREVEEKEQRKKREETEQRGVCRRCGCAGNTEEREERLLGAEKGFDIKPEMFQPDGPSAGEGPQDTATPGSSCFSERMVEREDHVVHIKEEPDDWGDLVNQMVTSTDSPIMSLSRLQRLSSNPGAWTSEPQPPLPASWASDPQPLAPWSREPLPLAPLAREPPPWTRKEQHLLPRSVIPNQGTEHAVGALETCPNGLSINTTAQVKPYSCPHCGKSFPQLRNLKDHQKYHHTGKKAFTCSQCGKGFVYMCHLRVHMQCHTGERPFSCSQCGKSFSLQSGLKRHRVIHTAERPYHCTDCGNRFYSRSDLKRHEQIQCKVDL; encoded by the exons ATGTCAGAGGCCATCCTCACCTTCCAGTACCAGCTCAATGGAGTCATGGAAACGGTCCTCAAAACCGCTGTGCATGAGATAACTCGGCTGGTGAAGGACAACTTCCTGGAAGAAGTGACAGGTGGCAAGCAGGAATTGGAAATCTTGAAGGAGAGGCTGCAGCAGTGTgagcagagatggagggatggagaggaggagcggCAGAGGAGGGAAGTTGAAGAGAAAGAGCAAAGAAagaagagggaagagacagagcagagggggGTGTGTAGGAGATGTGGTTGTGCTGGAAacactgaggagagagaagagagactgtTAG GAGCAGAGAAAGGTTTTGATATCAAACCGGAGATGTTCCAGCCAGATGGACCCAGCGCGGGAGAAGGTCCACAGGATACAGCCACGCCTGGCTCTTCCTGTTTCTCTgagaggatggtagagagggaggaccaTGTGGTCCATATCAAAGAGGAGCCCGATGACTGGGGGGACTTGGTAAACCAGATGGTCACATCCACAGATTCCCCCATAATGAGCCTGAGTCGTCTGCAGAGATTGAGCTCAAATCCTGGGGCATGGACCAGTGAGCCTCAGCCTCCACTCCCAGCATCATGGGCCAGTGATCCTCAGCCTCTAGCACCATGGTCCAGGGAACCTCTGCCTCTAGCACCTCTGGCCAGGGAGCCTCCACCATGGACCAGGAAGGAGCAGCACTTACTCCCAAGGTCAGTGATACCCAACCAGGGGACAGAGCATGCTGTGGGGGCCCTCGAGACCTGTCCCAACGGCCTGAGCATcaacacaacggcacaggtcaaACCCTACAGCTGCCCACACTGTGGGAAGAGCTTCCCTCAGCTTCGAAACCTGAAAGACCACCAGAAATACCACCACACAGGGAAGAAGGCCTTCACCTGCTCACAGTGTGGTAAGGGTTTTGTGTACATGTGCCACCTCAGGGTACACATGCAGTGCCACACAGGGGAGAGGCCGTTCAGCTGctctcagtgtgggaagagcttcagccTTCAGAGCGGCTTGAAGAGACACAGGGTCATTCACACTGCAGAGAGGCCTTACCACTGCACGGACTGTGGGAACAGATTCTATTCTAGATCGGACCTGAAAAGACATGAACAAATACAGTGCAAGGTAGACCTTTGA
- the LOC139581408 gene encoding uncharacterized protein, whose amino-acid sequence MSEAILTFQYQLNGVMETVLKTAVHEITRLVKDSFLKEVTGSKREVEILKERLQQCEQRWRDGEEERKRREVEEREQKKKREEREQTGMCRSCGCAGDTEEREEALLGAEEGCVIKQEMFQSGGHSALPERDRPQEMATPSSFCVSERMDESEAHVVHIKEEPNDWEDLVTQMVTSTDASIVSLSRLQRLSSHAGAWTSEPQPPPPLPAPWASEPLPPAPWASEPFPPAPWDSEPPPLPPAPLAREPPLPPTPWIMKEQLLLSRSVIPTQGTEHAAGALESINTTAQLRVKPFSCPHCGKSFPQLRNLKDHQKYHHTGKKAFTCSQCGMGFVYMCHFRVHMQRHTRERAFSCSQCGKSFSLQSGLEKHRVLHTAERPYNCTDCGNRFYSRADLKIHEQIHAAR is encoded by the exons ATGTCAGAGGCCATTCTCACCTTCCAGTACCAGCTCAATGGAGTCATGGAAACAGTCCTCAAAACCGCTGTGCATGAGATCACTCGGCTGGTGAAGGACAGCTTCCTGAAGGAAGTGACCGGGAGCAAGCGGGAAGTGGAAATCTTGAAGGAGAGGCTACAGCAGTGTGAGCAGagatggagggacggagaggaggagaggaagaggagggaagttgaagagagagagcagaaaaagaagagggaagagagagagcagacagggaTGTGTAGGAGCTGTGGTTGTGCTGGAGACactgaggagagggaagaggctCTGTTAG GAGCAGAGGAAGGTTGTGTTATCAAACAGGAGATGTTCCAGTCAGGTGGACACAGCGCTCTTCCAGAGAGAGATCGTCCACAGGAAATGGCCACACCTagctctttctgtgtctctgaaAGGATGGACGAGAGTGAGGCCCATGTGGTCCATATCAAAGAAGAGCCCAATGACTGGGAGGATCTGGTTACCCAGATGGTCACATCCACAGATGCCTCCATAGTGAGCCTGAGTCGTCTGCAGAGATTGAGCTCACATGCTGGGGCTTGGACGAGTGAGCCTCAGCCTCCACCTCCACTCCCAGCACCATGGGCCAGTGAGCCTCTTCCTCCAGCACCATGGGCCAGTGAGCCTTTTCCTCCAGCACCATGGGACAGTgagcctccacctctacctccagcaCCATTGGCCAGGGAGCCTCCACTACCTCCAACACCATGGATCATGAAGGAGCAGCTCCTACTTTCAAGGTCAGTGATACCCACCCAGGGGACCGAGCATGCTGCGGGGGCCCTCGAAAGCATCAACACAACGGCACAGCTGAGGGTCAAACCCTTCAGCTGTCCACACTGTGGAAAGAGCTTCCCTCAACTCCGAAACCTGAAAGACCACCAGAAGTACCACCACACAGGGAAGAAGGCCTTCACCTGCTCCCAGTGCGGTATGGGCTTTGTGTACATGTGCCACTTCAGGGTACACATGCAGCGCCACACGAGGGAGAGGGCATTCAGCTGctctcagtgtgggaagagcttcagccTTCAGAGCGGCTTGGAGAAACACAGGGTCCTTCACACTGCAGAGAGGCCTTACAACTGCACGGACTGTGGGAACAGATTCTATTCTAGAGCTGACCTGAAAATACATGAACAGATTCATGCAGCAAGGTAG
- the LOC139581406 gene encoding zinc finger protein 25-like isoform X2, whose amino-acid sequence MSEKVQNTFRLQLSSVMDSLLTAAVCEISKIFEGSLSEQQAELTQSVEEISALNGKLRLAEMRLKEGGKIKDLDGTAANTSGQTVTNVTTIAEIEEEVPDWCEPLQSEDSLIPPSKIKKENEWPWVDLRPLSVSLWRIPNIKQEAEDFDNHLLTALARSPPRKGSAAERLLNRRLKDIPELSAAGSGYGCGSVGRGLRKTHGSLLCTFKQENPEPQSSVLLDKNVLRHSTRQGKDCDLQSKHREGTHGKTSDIVKKKVGRRRKHLKMEPNAEEEATTSGTDKSFCCKYCGKGFHREFGLSVHMRSHNKGTYKCPKCPKKFPYPSALRVHTLNSHGKTEKNKPCSNVKEKSNSINHKVKSLSPSRTKPTSPNNKPLSSSKAKPLPPKDKPTSPNNKDGSPKGSTHPQLYSCHVCHKEYTSASSLQVHERIHTGERPYPCNQCGQRFRVKQFLILHLRKAHADVYGGEESSRYLSWTAPVEDPIANGAEQQPAIKSKSKDDRRAKANSKRKQMTETDGLFQCTVCKKLLSSQMSLVQHFRIHTGEKPLSCEECGKKFRCHPILISHRRSAHPGKKYQCLRCVQQFETMAERKRHLLQVHQFKKPNPRSRCPRCNRTFHNSNSLRIHYETVHA is encoded by the exons ATGTCGGAGAAGGTGCAGAACACCTTCAGGTTGCAGCTGTCCTCCGTCATGGACTCCCTGCTCACTGCAGCCGTGTGTGAGATCTCCAAGATCTTTGAGGGCAGTCTGAGTGAGCAGCAGGCAGAGCTGACGCAGAGTGTAGAGGAGATCTCAGCATTGAACGGGAAGCTGAGGCTGGCAGAGATGAGGTTGAAAGAGGGTGGAAAAATAAAGGATTTGGATGGTACGGCTGCCAACACCTCTGGGCAAACAGTCACTAACGTGACGACAATTGCTGAGATAGAAGAAGAAG TACCCGATTGGTGTGAGCCCCTTCAGTCAGAAGATTCTTTAATTCCACCCTCGAAGATCAAAAAGGAAAATGAATGGCCATGGGTGGACCTGCGACCACTGAGTGTGTCTCTATGGCGCATCCCTAACATCAAACAAGAG GCTGAAGATTTTGATAACCACTTGCTGACAGCCCTAGCCAGGAGTCCTCCACGAAAAG ggtcGGCTGCGGAGCGGTTGTTAAACAGACGGTTAAAAGACATACCTGAACTGAGCGCGGCCGGGTCAGGGTATGGTTGTGGTTCAGTGGGGCGGGGGCTGAGGAAGACCCATGGTAGTCTGTTGTGCACATTCAAACAAGAAAATCCGGAACCCCAGAGCAGTGTCTTATTAGACAAGAATGTCTTGAGGCACAGCACAAGACAAGGAAAAGATTGTGACTTACAAAGCAAACACAGAGAGGGGACACATGGGAAAACGAGTGACATAGTGAAAAAGAAGGTAGGAAGGAGAAGAAAGCATTTAAAAATGGAACCTAATGCAGAGGAAGAAGCAACAACCAGTGGAACTGACAAGAGTTTCTGCTGCAAATACTGTGGGAAGGGCTTTCACAGAGAGTTTGGCCTTTCTGTGCACATGAGGTCTCATAACAAGGGGACATACAAATGTCCTAAGTGTCCCAAAAAGTTTCCGTATCCAAGTGCACTCCGTGTGCACACATTGAACAGCCACGGCAAAACAGAAAAGAACAAACCTTGCTCTAACGTTAAAGAAAAGTCGAACTCTATCAACCACAAAGTGAAATCCCTCTCCCCCAGCAGAACAAAGCCTACTTCCCCCAACAACAAACCTCTTTCTTCCAGCAAGGCCAAACCTCTACCACCCAAAGACAAACCTACCTCCCCCAACAACAAAGATGGCTCCCCTAAAGGCAGCACACATCCACAACTTTATTCTTGTCACGTTTGCCATAAGGAGTACACTTCTGCAAGTTCCCTGCAGGTCCACGAACGCATTCACACAGGTGAGAGACCGTACCCTTGTAACCAGTGTGGGCAGAGGTTCCGTGTAAAGCAGTTCCTGATATTACATTTGCGTAAAGCCCATGCGGATGTGTACGGAGGTGAGGAGAGCAGCAGATACCTCTCCTGGACTGCACCAGTGGAGGATCCCATTGCTAACGGTGCTGAGCAGCAGCCTGCCATTAAGTCAAAGAGCAAAGACGATCGACGTGCAAAGGCAAACAGCAAACGGAAGCAAATGACAGAAACAGACGGCCTGTTTCAATGCACAGTGTGTAAAAAGCTGCTAAGTTCACAGATGAGCCTCGTTCAACACTTCCGCATCCACACAGGTGAGAAACCGCTCAGCTGCGAAGAGTGCGGCAAGAAATTCCGCTGTCACCCCATCTTGATCAGCCACAGGAGGTCCGCCCACCCGGGGAAGAAGTACCAATGCCTCAGGTGTGTCCAGCAATTTGAGACCATGGCCGAACGTAAGAGACATCTGCTACAAGTCCACCAATTCAAGAAACCCAACCCGCGGTCCCGCTGTCCTCGCTGTAACAGGACTTTCCACAACAGTAACTCCCTGAGGATCCACTATGAAACTGTCCATGCCTGA
- the LOC139581410 gene encoding zinc finger protein 316-like isoform X2 yields MGFSTTKKHVWKVLASVSRRKIPHSLDTGVIWRRLNPSLSLVVKQTGKQGGQLIHRRLAVNFGTGIGFSSVATMSEAILTFQYQLNGVMETVLKTAVHEITRLVKDNFLEEVTGGKQELEILKERLQQCEQRWRDGEEERQRREVEEKEQRKKREETEQRGVCRRCGCAGNTEEREERLLGAEKGFDIKPEMFQPDGPSAGEGPQDTATPGSSCFSERMVEREDHVVHIKEEPDDWGDLVNQMVTSTDSPIMSLSRLQRLSSNPGAWTSEPQPPLPASWASDPQPLAPWSREPLPLAPLAREPPPWTRKEQHLLPRSVIPNQGTEHAVGALETCPNGLSINTTAQVKPYSCPHCGKSFPQLRNLKDHQKYHHTGKKAFTCSQCGKGFVYMCHLRVHMQCHTGERPFSCSQCGKSFSLQSGLKRHRVIHTAERPYHCTDCGNRFYSRSDLKRHEQIQCKVDL; encoded by the exons ATGGGTTTTAGCACAACAAAAAAACACGTTTGGAAAGTg CTTGCCTCTGTTTCCAGGAGGAAGATCCCTCACTCTCTGGACACTGGTGTGATCTGGAGGAGGCTAAATCCCAGTCTTTCCCTTGTAGTGAAACAAACTGGGAAACAAGGAGGGCAGCTCATCCATAGAAGACTGGCTGTGAACTTTGGGACTGGTATTGGATTTTCCAGTGTTGCAACTATGTCAGAGGCCATCCTCACCTTCCAGTACCAGCTCAATGGAGTCATGGAAACGGTCCTCAAAACCGCTGTGCATGAGATAACTCGGCTGGTGAAGGACAACTTCCTGGAAGAAGTGACAGGTGGCAAGCAGGAATTGGAAATCTTGAAGGAGAGGCTGCAGCAGTGTgagcagagatggagggatggagaggaggagcggCAGAGGAGGGAAGTTGAAGAGAAAGAGCAAAGAAagaagagggaagagacagagcagagggggGTGTGTAGGAGATGTGGTTGTGCTGGAAacactgaggagagagaagagagactgtTAG GAGCAGAGAAAGGTTTTGATATCAAACCGGAGATGTTCCAGCCAGATGGACCCAGCGCGGGAGAAGGTCCACAGGATACAGCCACGCCTGGCTCTTCCTGTTTCTCTgagaggatggtagagagggaggaccaTGTGGTCCATATCAAAGAGGAGCCCGATGACTGGGGGGACTTGGTAAACCAGATGGTCACATCCACAGATTCCCCCATAATGAGCCTGAGTCGTCTGCAGAGATTGAGCTCAAATCCTGGGGCATGGACCAGTGAGCCTCAGCCTCCACTCCCAGCATCATGGGCCAGTGATCCTCAGCCTCTAGCACCATGGTCCAGGGAACCTCTGCCTCTAGCACCTCTGGCCAGGGAGCCTCCACCATGGACCAGGAAGGAGCAGCACTTACTCCCAAGGTCAGTGATACCCAACCAGGGGACAGAGCATGCTGTGGGGGCCCTCGAGACCTGTCCCAACGGCCTGAGCATcaacacaacggcacaggtcaaACCCTACAGCTGCCCACACTGTGGGAAGAGCTTCCCTCAGCTTCGAAACCTGAAAGACCACCAGAAATACCACCACACAGGGAAGAAGGCCTTCACCTGCTCACAGTGTGGTAAGGGTTTTGTGTACATGTGCCACCTCAGGGTACACATGCAGTGCCACACAGGGGAGAGGCCGTTCAGCTGctctcagtgtgggaagagcttcagccTTCAGAGCGGCTTGAAGAGACACAGGGTCATTCACACTGCAGAGAGGCCTTACCACTGCACGGACTGTGGGAACAGATTCTATTCTAGATCGGACCTGAAAAGACATGAACAAATACAGTGCAAGGTAGACCTTTGA
- the LOC139581406 gene encoding zinc finger protein 25-like isoform X1 produces MSEKVQNTFRLQLSSVMDSLLTAAVCEISKIFEGSLSEQQAELTQSVEEISALNGKLRLAEMRLKEGGKIKDLDGTAANTSGQTVTNVTTIAEIEEEVPDWCEPLQSEDSLIPPSKIKKENEWPWVDLRPLSVSLWRIPNIKQEQAEDFDNHLLTALARSPPRKGSAAERLLNRRLKDIPELSAAGSGYGCGSVGRGLRKTHGSLLCTFKQENPEPQSSVLLDKNVLRHSTRQGKDCDLQSKHREGTHGKTSDIVKKKVGRRRKHLKMEPNAEEEATTSGTDKSFCCKYCGKGFHREFGLSVHMRSHNKGTYKCPKCPKKFPYPSALRVHTLNSHGKTEKNKPCSNVKEKSNSINHKVKSLSPSRTKPTSPNNKPLSSSKAKPLPPKDKPTSPNNKDGSPKGSTHPQLYSCHVCHKEYTSASSLQVHERIHTGERPYPCNQCGQRFRVKQFLILHLRKAHADVYGGEESSRYLSWTAPVEDPIANGAEQQPAIKSKSKDDRRAKANSKRKQMTETDGLFQCTVCKKLLSSQMSLVQHFRIHTGEKPLSCEECGKKFRCHPILISHRRSAHPGKKYQCLRCVQQFETMAERKRHLLQVHQFKKPNPRSRCPRCNRTFHNSNSLRIHYETVHA; encoded by the exons ATGTCGGAGAAGGTGCAGAACACCTTCAGGTTGCAGCTGTCCTCCGTCATGGACTCCCTGCTCACTGCAGCCGTGTGTGAGATCTCCAAGATCTTTGAGGGCAGTCTGAGTGAGCAGCAGGCAGAGCTGACGCAGAGTGTAGAGGAGATCTCAGCATTGAACGGGAAGCTGAGGCTGGCAGAGATGAGGTTGAAAGAGGGTGGAAAAATAAAGGATTTGGATGGTACGGCTGCCAACACCTCTGGGCAAACAGTCACTAACGTGACGACAATTGCTGAGATAGAAGAAGAAG TACCCGATTGGTGTGAGCCCCTTCAGTCAGAAGATTCTTTAATTCCACCCTCGAAGATCAAAAAGGAAAATGAATGGCCATGGGTGGACCTGCGACCACTGAGTGTGTCTCTATGGCGCATCCCTAACATCAAACAAGAG CAGGCTGAAGATTTTGATAACCACTTGCTGACAGCCCTAGCCAGGAGTCCTCCACGAAAAG ggtcGGCTGCGGAGCGGTTGTTAAACAGACGGTTAAAAGACATACCTGAACTGAGCGCGGCCGGGTCAGGGTATGGTTGTGGTTCAGTGGGGCGGGGGCTGAGGAAGACCCATGGTAGTCTGTTGTGCACATTCAAACAAGAAAATCCGGAACCCCAGAGCAGTGTCTTATTAGACAAGAATGTCTTGAGGCACAGCACAAGACAAGGAAAAGATTGTGACTTACAAAGCAAACACAGAGAGGGGACACATGGGAAAACGAGTGACATAGTGAAAAAGAAGGTAGGAAGGAGAAGAAAGCATTTAAAAATGGAACCTAATGCAGAGGAAGAAGCAACAACCAGTGGAACTGACAAGAGTTTCTGCTGCAAATACTGTGGGAAGGGCTTTCACAGAGAGTTTGGCCTTTCTGTGCACATGAGGTCTCATAACAAGGGGACATACAAATGTCCTAAGTGTCCCAAAAAGTTTCCGTATCCAAGTGCACTCCGTGTGCACACATTGAACAGCCACGGCAAAACAGAAAAGAACAAACCTTGCTCTAACGTTAAAGAAAAGTCGAACTCTATCAACCACAAAGTGAAATCCCTCTCCCCCAGCAGAACAAAGCCTACTTCCCCCAACAACAAACCTCTTTCTTCCAGCAAGGCCAAACCTCTACCACCCAAAGACAAACCTACCTCCCCCAACAACAAAGATGGCTCCCCTAAAGGCAGCACACATCCACAACTTTATTCTTGTCACGTTTGCCATAAGGAGTACACTTCTGCAAGTTCCCTGCAGGTCCACGAACGCATTCACACAGGTGAGAGACCGTACCCTTGTAACCAGTGTGGGCAGAGGTTCCGTGTAAAGCAGTTCCTGATATTACATTTGCGTAAAGCCCATGCGGATGTGTACGGAGGTGAGGAGAGCAGCAGATACCTCTCCTGGACTGCACCAGTGGAGGATCCCATTGCTAACGGTGCTGAGCAGCAGCCTGCCATTAAGTCAAAGAGCAAAGACGATCGACGTGCAAAGGCAAACAGCAAACGGAAGCAAATGACAGAAACAGACGGCCTGTTTCAATGCACAGTGTGTAAAAAGCTGCTAAGTTCACAGATGAGCCTCGTTCAACACTTCCGCATCCACACAGGTGAGAAACCGCTCAGCTGCGAAGAGTGCGGCAAGAAATTCCGCTGTCACCCCATCTTGATCAGCCACAGGAGGTCCGCCCACCCGGGGAAGAAGTACCAATGCCTCAGGTGTGTCCAGCAATTTGAGACCATGGCCGAACGTAAGAGACATCTGCTACAAGTCCACCAATTCAAGAAACCCAACCCGCGGTCCCGCTGTCCTCGCTGTAACAGGACTTTCCACAACAGTAACTCCCTGAGGATCCACTATGAAACTGTCCATGCCTGA